One Deltaproteobacteria bacterium genomic region harbors:
- a CDS encoding MBL fold metallo-hydrolase: MKVVTEKRRHPLPDGEVTVHGAVRSVTGAMLEARLGGARILIDCGVAQGRDREGWSFPESVAGVDAVVLTHGHNDHVGSLPELMALGYAGPIFATRATLQITRVVVTDSLRLQRRRNEVRPFEEWFAARSRPVAHDAWTELPGGEARLALREAGHILGSASVELRSSASRVIVSGDLGRPDVPILRDPNTTWDDDVPVNLVLMESTYGDRRHRAIPDEVEEDLLEIVRKVEAARGRLLVPAFAIGRTQLLLYHLNSLHEAGRIGPMLVALDSPMGIEITELHQAHRRLFDREALDRLHRGDDPLDFDGLYGVRRAEDSRRLREEPGPMVVIAGSGMCTGGRIVGHLVEHLDDASTTVLFVGYQAAGTPGRRIQEAAAQKGWIRLEGREVLVRARIATLEGLSAHADQAELQAWLAAIPGVERVGLYHGDPGAQAALAGLLSPG, encoded by the coding sequence GTGAAGGTAGTCACCGAGAAACGCCGCCATCCTCTGCCCGACGGGGAGGTCACCGTCCACGGCGCCGTGCGGAGCGTGACCGGGGCGATGCTCGAGGCCCGCCTGGGCGGCGCCCGGATCCTCATCGACTGCGGGGTGGCGCAGGGGAGGGACCGGGAGGGGTGGAGCTTCCCCGAGAGCGTGGCCGGGGTCGACGCCGTGGTGCTCACCCACGGGCACAACGATCACGTGGGCAGCCTGCCGGAGCTGATGGCGCTGGGCTACGCGGGACCGATCTTCGCCACCAGGGCCACCCTCCAGATCACCCGGGTGGTGGTGACCGACTCCTTGCGCCTGCAGCGGCGGCGCAACGAGGTCCGCCCCTTCGAGGAGTGGTTCGCGGCCCGCAGCCGGCCGGTGGCGCACGACGCCTGGACCGAGCTGCCGGGGGGCGAGGCCCGCCTCGCCCTGCGGGAGGCCGGGCACATCCTCGGCAGCGCCAGCGTCGAGTTGCGCTCGAGCGCCTCGCGGGTGATCGTCTCGGGAGACCTGGGGCGCCCGGACGTGCCGATCCTGCGGGATCCGAACACCACCTGGGACGACGACGTGCCGGTGAACCTGGTGTTGATGGAGAGCACCTACGGCGACCGGCGGCACCGGGCCATCCCCGACGAGGTCGAGGAGGACCTCCTCGAGATCGTGAGGAAGGTGGAGGCCGCCCGCGGCCGGCTGCTGGTCCCGGCCTTCGCCATCGGCCGCACCCAGCTGCTCCTCTACCACCTCAACAGCCTCCACGAGGCGGGCCGGATCGGTCCGATGCTGGTGGCCCTCGACTCCCCGATGGGGATCGAGATCACCGAGCTGCACCAGGCCCACCGCCGCCTCTTCGATCGGGAGGCCCTCGACCGCCTGCACCGGGGCGACGACCCCCTCGACTTCGACGGACTCTACGGGGTCCGCCGGGCCGAGGACTCCCGGCGCCTGCGGGAGGAGCCCGGACCGATGGTGGTGATCGCGGGCAGCGGGATGTGCACCGGCGGCCGCATCGTGGGCCACCTGGTGGAGCACCTCGACGACGCCTCGACCACCGTGCTCTTCGTGGGCTACCAGGCGGCGGGCACGCCCGGGCGGCGGATCCAGGAGGCCGCCGCCCAGAAGGGGTGGATCCGGCTCGAGGGGCGGGAGGTGCTGGTGCGGGCCCGGATCGCCACCCTGGAGGGCCTCTCGGCCCACGCGGACCAGGCGGAGCTGCAGGCCTGGCTCGCCGCCATCCCGGGGGTCGAGCGGGTGGGGCTCTACCACGGGGATCCCGGCGCCCAGGCGGCCCTCGCCGGCCTCCTCTCTCCGGGCTGA